The Aspergillus luchuensis IFO 4308 DNA, chromosome 4, nearly complete sequence DNA window ACTAGCAACCCCATCATGGATTATCTCAAGCGCCATGGAAGTGTGGTCGAGCAGCCAGTTTTATTCCAATCACCAATCACTCTTGGCGGCGGCGAGATCCAGTTCAAGTCTCCTTCATCAAATGAAGAATATGCCGTTGTCTCCGGCGACTATAACCCGATCCATGTGTCCAAGGCCTTTGCCGCCTATGCAGATCTTCCGGACACCATCACCCACGGCATGCACATGAGCGCAAGGGTTCGTAGCTTGCTTGAGCAGCTGGTTGTCCCAGGCAACCCTGGTGGCTTTAGGCGCTATCACTGCAACTTTGTTGGAATGGTTCTTCCGCATGACGATGTGGACCTGGTCCTGCAACACGTTGGCATGGTAAACGGACGGAAGCTGGTTCATGCAGAGGCCCGACGTGCCGGTACTGGAGACAAGCTGATTATAGCGGAAGCTGAAATTGAGCAGCTCAGCACTGCTTTTCTGTTTACTGGCCAGGGCAGccaagaaaagggaatggGCATGGAACTTTATGCCTCCAGCCCTGCGGCGCGGAAGGTGTGGGACCTCGCTGACAAGCATTTCGTCGAGACTTTCGGTGAGTATGTTTCCATCCACATGAGTACATTTTCTAACCTCCCTAGGCTTCCGCATTACCGACATTGTCCGAAACGACCCTAAAGAACTCAAGATCCACTTCGGCGGTGCTCGAGGACGAGCGATCCGCGAGAACTACATGGCTCTGCGTTGTGAAATGATCCATGCGGATGGGCGAACAACATCcgagaagatcttcaacaacatcacacaGGAGACCAAGTCATACACTTTCCGATCCAGCACTGGCCTTCTGTCTTCCACCCAGTTCACCCAGCCAGCACTCACCCTCATGGAGAAGGCTATCATTGAAGACATGAAAGATAAGGGGTTGTTGGCAGATCACTGCAGCTTTGCTGGTCACTCTCTGGGAGAATACTCCGCCTTGGCGGCCATTGCCGAAATTATGCCAATTGAGAGTTTAGTATCTGTGGTTTTCTACCGCGGTCTGACAATGCAGATGGCAGTTGAACGCGACGAGCAAGGAAGGTCGAACTTTTCCATGTGCGCCGTTGACCCCAGTCGACTATCGAAGTGTATGTTCCTTCGCTGCTTTATGTGACTGGTTGCTGACTCTCTCTAGCATTCAACGAAGACTGCCTGCGGTGCCTGGTGTCGCTGATCGCCAGCGAAACCGGCTGGCTGCTTGAGATCGTCAACTACAACGTCGCCAACTCTCAATACGTCTGCGCTGGTGATGTAAGTCGATTGTTTGGGCTACTTACAAAATCCCTGCTAATACATTCTAGCTTCGAGCCCTCGacaccctctcctctttgATCGGCGAAATCAAGCACCATCAATCTGACTTCCAAGCTATCCTCCAGGGTACCCAGCCTCTCGAGGATATCCGCGCCAGCATACTCGATACACTCCACCAATGCGCCAGCGCTGCCAAAGCCAAGCCTCAACCAATTCAACTTGAGCGTGGCGTGGCCACCGTGCCACTCCGAGGAATCGACGTGCCCTTccactcttccttccttagCCCAGGCATTACAGCCTTCCGTGCATGTCTCTACAAGTACATTGACAAGGATACATTGGATGCGGATCGCCTGGTGGGTAAGTACATCCCGAACCTGACGGCACGGCCATTTGAAGTCAGCGAAGAATACTTCCGGCAGGTGTTCCGGTTGACGAAGTCGCCGATTATTGCGAAGGTTTTGGCAGAGGTGAGTTGATGACCCTTGTTGTCTAGGTTATCAAATTCTAACTTGGTCGGTCCTAGTGGCAAGAGTATATAGATGTTGAGCGCGGGTTGGAAAAGGTCGCTCCGTCGTCGGAGGTTGTCGTTGCATAGTTGCATTTGGTTTATATATGATTTTGGCGTTGTTGATACCAGAATGTTCAATGATTTACTTGACCTTGTTATAATGTCATTCTATGTCCTATGTTGCTTGACTTCTGCGCTCTGTTAGTAACATTAGCAATATAGAAAAGACTAGATTGAACCAGGTTACCGGATATCGCTCTCAGTCCGCGCAACTATAAAAGTACAGTTAAACGAAGAGCATGTCAGATAGTCCATTACGACATGAATTATGCTTATAAAGCATGTAACTCATCTTCACTAAGTCGGCCATGCCCACAACCCTCGAGCTTGAGGCCATCCTATCTATGCCCTTGAAATTCTACGAAGCTTTTGACCAACATCAGGTACTCAAGCTATCTACATCTATCAGTCACATGGATCACGCTTCAAAACAACCCAATCGCCTTCCCGTCGCCCCTAAACATTGCATGCAACCCGTCCAACGCAAGAAACGACCTCGCCACATTCaaccctttcttcctctcctcctcaaccctctCCCACGACCAAAACCCATCCTTCATCTTAACCCCCTTCTCCGGCAACAAGCCAGCCCGCGAGAGCACCGTCTCCGGACTAACAGAAATCCGCTCCTTCTTGAAGACATATCTCGTGACAGCAGAGGCCAAGatactcttctcttccttcacaCCCGTCGAACGGCCCCCAAATAATACCTCCTctttgcccttcttcccgccGGTCTTCACGAAATGACTAACGAGATACACCCATTTCTCATCCCAGCTCAACACTCTCGTATGGATCTCATACGTCTGATAGGGCTTTATCTCCCTTTTAAAGACACATGCCGTGGATCCAAGGGCAATGTTCAGCTCCCCGCCGGAGAAACCTAGCGCGAGCTGGTTTTTAAATAAACCAGAGATCAGGTGCACACGGTTGATGTCTAGGTCGGTGAAATACGTGGCGTTGGACTTGTGCATATTGTAGTCAATCTCCAGGAGCGGGGCGGAGGATGTTGTAATAACTGGGTAGAAGAGGGATTGGGGGCCATGAGTGGTTATGTCCACTTTGCGGGCGCGGTTAAGGATGATGTGTTCTTTTAGGCAGTTGAGGAGGCGGATCTGTATTTAATTCTTTGTTTAGTATGGGGAGGTGTGTTGTATGAGCAATTGGGTCAAGAGATGCGTGGATTGAGGGTAAGAGTAAGGGAAACGAACATGCCAGACGAAAGGGAGGCCTTTCAGATTCAGGAGGATGTACGCCCCTCCTGCAAAGAGGAGGGTGTTTTGCCAGGTTATCGAGTTGAGGATGACCGATGTGTCCATTGTGCCCTGAGTATGGCTATTGTGGCAATGTGTGCTCGATAGGATGATTGAGTTTTGGTCTTATGATGGACGACAGGTCACAAAAGAGTGCAATGTCAGAAACTAGGGTAgcaatgctgctgctcaaTGACTCTTGCCCGTCCTGTTGTTACCTTGGTACTCGGGCGGCGTATCGCCGCTTTCCTGTAGACAGAAGCATCTCTAGCTCTTACTGATATGATCATCCAGGTGCAGCTTCAGCTCCCTGCATCTGCAGGTCGGATCCTTCGGCGTTTAGCTTGCCTGGGTGGGTAGTACAAAGGAGATGGTTGAAGCGTAATAcgttacatacatacatccatgTGTAACCCATTACATACAGGTATTCCAAACATaccaaacatacatacatcaaAACACCCAGGAATGCATACAACACCATGGGGCACCTGCAGCCATGCTATATTTACGCACCATACGGCGTATATCGTTCGTTGCTAATGCCCACGTGGAACAAAGCTTTCCGACATGTTGCGGCAGGATGCGCGGATCCACCTATGGAGTCGCGTGGCCTGCCATGTGCCAGGAACCATcgtggtggagatgaagaccaCTTTACTCCGCGATAAAGTCCGTAACATGATTCATTTACTATGCTTTTGTTGGTTCCAAGGGAGGGGATGAAACACTTGGGGTCCCGATGACGAGGGGTGTCACACGTGGTGACATTCCTCGAGTATAGGGATGGATGAGCGGAGGGCCATGGTCCGGAGAGATCATCATTGTTCCAGTGTTGATTGAAGGAATAATGGATGTCGCCTTGCCAGGTTAGGAGCTTGGATTGATGAGTTTGGGTGTGCATGTTTCGACATCCGGGTCTTGTCCTATTGTCTGTGTTGGCTCGAAATGTTCACTGTTGATTGTGCAACATGGAGTTCGGTTGGTATCATTGTGGATACTAGGCGGCGACCACGTCGTAGAATGTCACCGTTACTGATTTGAAAGCACGGGAATATTATGTTTTTATAGCAATTGCCCTCAGCGTATTGACGGGGACCTTAAGATCTGTATCTACTACGATGAGGGTGATTGGGATAATATTAGTCGATTTATCTGATTTTCCGAACTGCTAGCAGGGCCCGGGGCTgcatcaaaatatatatccgaACAGCACGATTCGATAGACATTCATAATGACGAACCTATTTCACGTATGTTGCTATTGAACCTACCTAAATCCAGTACACGATTTATTTGTGGGATTCATTCTAACTAAGGAAGATACTATAATCGCGGCATTGTTACTATGGGgtcgccatggtggtgaggagttCAGGGTAGGAACGTCAACGTGTGTGAGATTTGGTTCCTTTCTAGTGCTATAGAAAAGCCAGAAAGATATCAACTGGGTCCCATAGCTCAGTTGGTTAGAGCGTGACGCTAATAACGTCAAAGTCGAgggttcgagcccctctGGGaccatctttttttccttgccGCTGTCGAACCGGCAAATGATTCTTAATGGCACATcaaccaaccccaacaagaacaagtcCTCTCTCTGTGGGCAGCAAATGTGGACGAAGATTTCGCCTCTGTAAAACATTTTGTCACTTACttactgtttttttttttttttttttatttctagatagTTCAAATGGcgcaaaagaagaatatccAGTATGCTTCATCGGCATGCGACCACTAAAGAAAATGAATGAGGGTGACCGGCAAGACATTGTGGAGCCACCTTGCATGTAGACAGAAACAGAGTTCTCCCAGCAAAATTAAATGGTGAAGTGTGGATAACCTTATCCAAGGTCACCGTGACAACAATATTGGCCATTGTGCACAACAATTGCGACTGAAGATAGAATGAACATTGTACAGTCAAACCTACCCATGCAGCATTGATCTAGAGCTACCACAAATGAGCTTTCTGAGAAGACGCCATAGAAGGTGTTGTTCATGAGCAATCTTTATCCGCATGTCAGTACGTTGACTGCCACAAGGGTGGCTCAATCCGGTCCTATATGAAGGGCAATACAAAGGCCATTCCTTGACGATCCAAAGGGATGGCGGCGCCATCAAGAGGCCATCCCCCTTCCATTGCCGAAGGTACCACGGAGCCCGTCTTTTGCGCAACCCTCAAAACCTTCTCGACCACCACACGAGAATCCTTCAGTCTGATGCGCACCCGATGATTTCCCTCCCACTCGACCATAGAAGCCGTCTGACCATCGCAATACCTCCCCAGAAGCTCCCCATGATATTCCAGCCCGGTTTCCTGCATGTTCTTCAAGACAAGGAGGGAAGGCGTGCAAATCATCCCGCACCACGATCAGTGGATCTGGGAGTGGGCCGGAAGCAACAGCATATCGCCCTGGATTTCCCGGGCCTTTATTGACATTAATAACTTACCATCCCGGGCACATGGGATCGGATCTGTCGCATTGCAGCCTCGGGATCGGCGACGATAGTGTCTTGTGACACCCTCTCGGGCATGGAAAAAGGAAGCATGAGTGGCTGTAGACCTGCAGCATTGGCACTTGACTGAGGGTATCCTCGTACCGACTGAGGTCTTCATATGCGGATCTGGAATCGTCCATTGCCACGGTTCTTACTGAAGAACTCGGCTTTTTGTTCGAGGGTTCTGAGCCGGAGACCAGCACTGTAGATATAGATCCAAGCTTATACCTATCGGTCTATATGACCTTCTACTGTATCCCTCCTAgttattgctttttctgtAGGATCCTTAAGATCATAATGGTTAGGTGGGCAACAGATCGGGCACGCTCGGAGTTTCTCATGCGGACCTGCCATGTTTTTGGGCATCCACGCTTATGCGGAGAAATCTGACAGTTCGTCCTTCTCGACTGATCACCTCAGAATGTTTTGTCCGAGCCGAGGATAGAAATTCCTCTGACCGCCATAAGCAGTGGTCTATTTCAATTGTTTTTGTAGCCAGTGTTACCCTCTAATAGGAAGCAAATACAACCAGCAGCTCGAAGTTTTATTACTGACTGCTCACGATGGGCTCTCTTGCAAAGAAGGTACTGCTTACAGGTCAGTGGAAATTATTATTGCAATattcctgcagcagatgaACTAACATTTCCTGGGTTATATAGGTGGCACAGGCTTCATCGCCTCGCACATTCTGACCGAGCTGCTGGACGCTGGGTAAGCAAGCATTTCCACCAGACAGAGATCTTTCTGCTCACGTCGCTGACGTATTCTAGGTATCAAGTGGTGGTGACTGTTCGCACACATGATAAGGGCCGGCAGCTTCTCACTTCGTTGTCGAATACCGGCGATCAGGCTGCCTCGtacgtggtggtggaggatatTGCGAAAGATGGGGCCTACGATGAGGTGACCCTCACTGTTCTACACGCATAAGCAGATACTCCGAGTGTTGGCTAACATGGAAAACTAGGCTATCCAATCCATTTCCGACCTAGACTTGGTCGTCCACACGGCCTCGCCCTATCACTTTAACTACACCGATCCTAAATCGGACTTCCTTGACCCAGCAATCAAAGGCACCGCCGGACTGCTGGCCTCCATCAAGGCTTACGCACCGACTGTCAAGCGAGTGGTTGtgacttcctcttcggctACAATTGTCACTCCCCCCAATCACCCAGAGGTGTACGACGAGACCAGCTACGGGTCGGTGACTTGGGAGGAGGCCATGGTACCGGAGGTTACATATCGCGCGAGCAAGGTATGAGCCTTTTTCACCACACAATACTATCCCCTATTGACACAGCGCGGAAGATATTCGCTGAGCGCGCTGCCTTTGAATTCGTCGAGAAAGAGAAGCCGAACTTCGACCTTGTCACAATCAACCCGCCGCTGGTATTCGGACCAAAGCCTCGCCATGTCACCGATCTTAAAGCGCTCAACACCTCAAACCACATTATCCGTGATCTGATGCTCGGAAAATGGAAAGACGGGGGCGCACCTATCGCCATTCCTTTCACTTTCGTGGATGTCCGTGATGTTGCGTTCGCTCACCGTAAAGCACTGGAGCTGCCCGAGGTCAGTGGACATCGCTTCTTTACCGTGGCTGGCCACTTCTCGAACAAGCAAGTTGCGGAGGCTATTCGTGCCACGCACCCGGAATTGGCTCACAAGCTGCCCCCGAGCGATATGCCCGATGACCTGCCCCAGCCCATATTTGGTTTTGATAACTCCAAGTCGCGCAGGATGCTGGGAATGACTTTCCGCGATCTGAACACTTGTGTGGGTGATGCAGTGACCTCAATGATGGAGCAGGCTCACTTGTAgatattttagatattttagAAGGACACAATGTCACATAGGCCTTGGAAGACCAGAAAAACGGATACATGATTGGTCCAATCACGACCCTAGGAGGCTTGTAATAAGAGTGAGAACCAAGACCGGTCCTTATTCCGTAGCAGTTATAGTCTACTATGTATGTTGAGACGATCGCGCTCCTTTGGGATAATGAAGACGTAGTCAGGAGCCGAAGCCGCCTACTTGGCCATGTAACTAGACATATTGCCCATCTATTGGAAACTTGATGAAACCCATGCGTTGTTAGCCTCCGGGGAACTCATCTACAACTTCACAGCTCTCTTATCCTCCAACAACCGCTTCAGAATCTTCCCACTCGCATTTCGCGGGATCGCATCCACAAACAACACCCCACCATCCAACCTCTTATACTTCGCCAACCGCTGCGCCACGtactccttcacctcctcctccttgagcGAATTATCCTCTCTCACCACATACGCCTTGGGATACTCCGTCTTCGCCTCAGCATCGTAGACTCCCACCACCG harbors:
- the GRE2_2 gene encoding SDR family oxidoreductase (COG:V;~EggNog:ENOG410PJT2;~InterPro:IPR001509,IPR036291;~PFAM:PF01073,PF16363,PF07993,PF01370;~go_function: GO:0003824 - catalytic activity [Evidence IEA]), with translation MGSLAKKVLLTGGTGFIASHILTELLDAGYQVVVTVRTHDKGRQLLTSLSNTGDQAASYVVVEDIAKDGAYDEAIQSISDLDLVVHTASPYHFNYTDPKSDFLDPAIKGTAGLLASIKAYAPTVKRVVVTSSSATIVTPPNHPEVYDETSYGSVTWEEAMVPEVTYRASKIFAERAAFEFVEKEKPNFDLVTINPPLVFGPKPRHVTDLKALNTSNHIIRDLMLGKWKDGGAPIAIPFTFVDVRDVAFAHRKALELPEVSGHRFFTVAGHFSNKQVAEAIRATHPELAHKLPPSDMPDDLPQPIFGFDNSKSRRMLGMTFRDLNTCVGDAVTSMMEQAHL
- a CDS encoding acyl-CoA thioesterase (COG:S;~EggNog:ENOG410QE8P;~InterPro:IPR029069;~PFAM:PF13279;~antiSMASH:Cluster_4.3), with protein sequence MDTSVILNSITWQNTLLFAGGAYILLNLKGLPFVWHIRLLNCLKEHIILNRARKVDITTHGPQSLFYPVITTSSAPLLEIDYNMHKSNATYFTDLDINRVHLISGLFKNQLALGFSGGELNIALGSTACVFKREIKPYQTYEIHTRVLSWDEKWVYLVSHFVKTGGKKGKEEVLFGGRSTGVKEEKSILASAVTRYVFKKERISVSPETVLSRAGLLPEKGVKMKDGFWSWERVEEERKKGLNVARSFLALDGLHAMFRGDGKAIGLF